One Ricinus communis isolate WT05 ecotype wild-type chromosome 1, ASM1957865v1, whole genome shotgun sequence DNA window includes the following coding sequences:
- the LOC8279801 gene encoding 17.3 kDa class I heat shock protein-like produces the protein MAMIPSFFGNPRSNIFDPFSSFDLWDPFKDFPFPSSSLVSRENSAFVNARMDWKETPEAHVFKADLPGLKKEEVKVEIEDDRVLQISGERNVEKEDKSDTWHRVERSSGKFLRRFRLPEDAKMDQVKASMEDGVLTVTVPKEEVKKPDVKAIEISG, from the coding sequence ATGGCAATGATTCCGAGCTTCTTTGGTAACCCAAGAAGCAACATTTTCGATCCCTTCTCCTCTTTCGATCTTTGGGATCCATTCAAAGACTTCCCCTTTCCTTCATCTTCACTCGTGTCTCGTGAAAATTCTGCTTTTGTGAATGCTCGCATGGACTGGAAGGAGACTCCAGAAGCTCATGTATTCAAGGCTGACCTTCCGGGACTTAAGAAGGAGGAAGTGAAAGTGGAGATTGAAGATGACAGGGTTCTTCAAATCAGCGGAGAAAGGAATGTGGAGAAGGAAGACAAGAGTGATACTTGGCATCGTGTGGAGCGCAGCAGTGGCAAGTTCTTGAGGAGGTTTAGGCTGCCAGAGGATGCGAAGATGGATCAGGTTAAAGCTTCAATGGAGGATGGTGTTCTGACAGTGACTGTTCCTAAAGAAGAAGTCAAGAAACCTGATGTTAAGGCTATTGAAATTTCTGGTTGA